Proteins from a genomic interval of Clostridium cochlearium:
- a CDS encoding Ger(x)C family spore germination protein has translation MSFLKRYFIFTMIVCLFLTGCTKHRIPNKNYIENIAPSVLFYIRPTDDDNIEVTTIVPPIKKEERKIIKSEDRTLTGAILKLNANYFREVKTGQLRIVFIDKKIAEQGLFDVINTFFRDPSISQRLYLAVVEGDMESFLNTTLKENIDIFLYEKMNFNESQGEILTQNLHYFLKSYYSAYEDPYLPFYKIQNNKLVYSGIAVFNNDALTDTLTLKEERIFRLLHPLVKYHKVLPVTICDITLLNTKTTTKIDFSNSYNDVNVSVKLSSHLGEYKYAMKSDIQENYLKLEDRIQSSLEQEAKELVNKLQKANSDCLGIGRYTKTLTQKPFNGDTWKDKWSSLEFNIQFEMTFDDLGVSKCTKNK, from the coding sequence ATGTCATTTTTAAAGCGATATTTTATATTTACTATGATAGTGTGTTTATTTTTGACCGGTTGTACAAAACATAGGATACCTAACAAAAATTACATTGAGAATATAGCACCTTCGGTTTTATTTTATATTCGACCAACTGATGACGACAATATAGAGGTCACTACAATTGTACCTCCTATAAAAAAAGAAGAAAGGAAAATTATAAAATCAGAAGACAGAACCTTGACAGGTGCAATATTGAAATTAAATGCAAACTATTTTAGAGAAGTAAAAACTGGTCAATTGAGGATAGTATTTATCGATAAGAAAATAGCAGAACAGGGACTTTTTGATGTTATCAATACTTTTTTTAGGGACCCTTCCATTTCTCAGAGACTTTATTTAGCGGTAGTGGAAGGTGATATGGAAAGTTTTTTAAATACTACACTTAAGGAAAATATAGATATATTTCTCTATGAAAAAATGAATTTTAATGAATCTCAAGGAGAAATCTTAACACAAAACCTGCATTACTTTCTAAAGAGTTACTATTCTGCATATGAAGACCCTTATCTGCCCTTCTACAAAATACAAAATAATAAATTGGTTTACTCAGGTATTGCAGTATTTAACAATGATGCATTGACAGATACTTTGACACTTAAAGAAGAACGCATTTTTAGGCTTTTACACCCCTTAGTAAAATATCATAAAGTGCTACCTGTCACCATATGTGACATAACTTTATTAAACACAAAAACTACCACAAAGATAGACTTTTCAAATTCTTATAATGATGTTAATGTATCTGTAAAATTATCGTCTCACCTCGGAGAATACAAATATGCGATGAAATCTGATATACAAGAGAATTATCTGAAACTGGAAGATAGAATTCAATCTTCCTTGGAGCAAGAAGCAAAAGAATTGGTCAATAAACTTCAAAAGGCTAATAGCGATTGTCTAGGTATTGGTCGTTATACAAAAACCTTAACACAAAAACCATTCAACGGAGATACATGGAAAGATAAATGGAGTAGTCTAGAATTTAATATTCAATTTGAAATGACTTTTGATGATTTGGGTGTATCGAAATGTACTAAAAACAAGTAA